One genomic segment of Vespa crabro chromosome 3, iyVesCrab1.2, whole genome shotgun sequence includes these proteins:
- the LOC124422875 gene encoding vam6/Vps39-like protein, translating into MHEAYKNMPIMNITVQIESMIAYDDNLLIGTREGQIFMYNVPSKLDETHKLELLRHSKNFNKKRITQMAVVTDYNLLILLTDGIVSIHDLNSVNFQLICQLQKTKGATLFALDIQRTKSSTDEKDIVVRLCVVVKRKLQLYHWKGKKFEECKNFELTVPDIPRELSWCGETLILGFRGLSYTIFDLNDKPKELFPTGKSPEPSVTKLSDNSFVLGKDSHSIVMDTKGELIQHNPIKWPDTPSVIAWDDPYLLGIVHDRLEVYTLEGCLHIQTIKDLNKARLICRCKQGKVFVASISSVWCVTAVDATQQIRTLLEQNQFQLALKLTSLSDIIEEEKVKQTYKIQTLYAHHLFYNKKFQEAMDLFLELGTDPYEVIRLFPDLVTPSTSSQDLGDSSANLPKLPNHDLEKGLRALIIFLTDVRYKLIGDTKTKDKDNNKEKSVMESEKNLTAVATEQLLKIIDTTLLKCYLQTTDALVAPLLRLNHCHLAEAEKTLLIHQKYPELIILYQTKGQHRKALELLEKHAKENDSSLKGTERTIQYLQHLGKDHMDLILKFAGWVLEEDPEQGLRIFMEDIQEVEHLPRPKVLDYLLRCHKNLVITYLEHVVRVWEDTNPLFHNVLIHQYKEKSLASMNENATPAEKEISQHIRQKLQQFLEKSAYYTPETILVHFPFDCLFEERAIILGRLGRHQQAISIYINLLNDIPRAIEYCNNVYERYHNEEKTDKQKKSEGADEVYVMLINQLLKPDDAGALMAGCNTKIQRKAQPDPEMALRLLEEHASKINPLKALEILPDTVPIGRIKRFLEVSLQNNLNTRRKTQVLKGLLYAEHLQVQEQRMHYESQSVLMTEFNICPVCKKRFGNQSAFARYPNGDIVHYSCQDRKG; encoded by the exons ATGCACGaagcatataaaaatatgcctataatgaatataacagtGCAAATAGAATCTATGATTGCATATG atGACAACTTATTGATTGGAACAAGAGAAGGACAAATTTTCATGTATAATGTTCCTTCAAAATTGGATGAAACTCACAAGTTAGAATTATTACGCCatagtaaaaattttaacaaaaaacgTATTACTCAAATGGCTGTTGTGACAGActataatttgttaattttacttACAG ATGGTATAGTTTCTATTCATGATCTCAATTCAGTGAATTTCCAATTAATCTGCCAGTTGCAAAAAACAAAGGGAGCAACGTTATTCGCTTTAGACAtacaaagaacaaaaagttCAACGGATGAGAAAGATATTGTTGTGCGCTTATGCGTTGTTGTAAAGCGTAAATTACAACTATATCATTGGAAAGGCAAGAAATTTGAGGAGtgtaaaaattttgaattaacAGTACCCGACATACCACGTGAATTATCatg gTGCGGAGAAACTCTGATATTAGGATTCCGTGGTTTGTCTTATACCATTTttgatttaaatgataaaCCTAAGGAACTATTTCCTACTGGAAAATCACCGGAGCCCAGTGTTACTAAATTATCAGATAATTCTTTTGTATTAGGAAAAGATTCTCATTCCATTGTTATGGATACAAAAGGAGAATTAATTCAACATAATCCTATCAAATGGCCAGATACTCCAAGCGTCATAg caTGGGATGATCCTTACTTACTTGGCATTGTACATGACAGATTAGAAGTATATACTTTGGAAGGTTGCTTACACATTCAAACAATAAAGGATTTAAATAAAGCTAGACTTATATGTAGATGTAAACAAGGCAAAGTCTTTGTAGCATCCATCAGTAGTGTATGGTGCGTTACGGCTGTTGATGCAACACAACAAATTAGAACCTTACTTGAACAAAATCAATTTCAGTTAGCATTAAAATTAACA AGCTTATCAGATATtatagaagaggagaaggtgaAACAAACGTATAAGATACAAACTTTATATGCGCatcatttgttttataataaaaaatttcaagaagCCATGGATTTATTTTTGGAACTTGGGACTGATCCTTATGAGGTAATCAGATTATTTCCTGACTTAGTAACGCCATCAACTAGCAGCCAGGATCTCGGCGATTCATCGGCAAACTTGCCGAAACTTCCAAATCATGATTTGGAAAAAGGTTTACGTGCTTTAATCATTTTCCTAACCGATGTCAGATACAAGTTAATAGGtgatacaaaaacaaaagataaggataataataaggagaaAAGTGTAATGGAGAGTGAAAAAAATCTTACTGCTGTGGCTACTGAGCAATTGTTAAAGATCATAGATACTACTCTACTCAAATGTTATTTACAG ACGACCGATGCATTAGTAGCACCTTTATTAAGATTAAATCATTGTCACTTGGCAGAAGCTGAAAAGACATTACTTATACATCAGAAATATCCAgaacttattatattatatcaaacgAAAGGACAACATAGGAAGGCTTTAGAGCTATTGGAAAAGCATGCCAAAGAGAACGATTCTAGTTTAAAGGGAACCGAAAGAACTATCCAATATTTGCAGCATCTTGGGAAAGATCATATGGATTTAATTCTTAAATTCGCAGGTTGGGTTTTGGAAGAAGATCCTGAACAAGGACTTAGAATCTTTATGGAAGATATACAA GAAGTCGAGCATTTACCTAGACCAAAGGTGTTGGATTATCTTTTACGTTGTCACAAAAATTTAGTTATAACGTACTTGGAACATGTGGTGCGTGTATGGGAAGATACAAATCCATTATTTCACAATGTTTTAATACACCAATATAAGGAGAAAAGTCTAGCTTCTATGAACGAGAATGCAACGCCcgctgaaaaagaaatatctcagCACATTAGACAAAAACTACAACAATTTTTGGAAAAATCTGCATATTATACGCCAGAGACGATATTGGTACATTTCCCATTTGACTGTTTATTCGAAGAACGTGCAATTATTTTAGGAAGGCTTGGACGTCATCAACAAgctatatcaatatatattaatctctTAAATGATATACCACGTGCAATAGAATATTGCAATAACGTATATGAAAGGTATCATA atgaagagaaaacggataaacaaaaaaaatctgaGGGAGCAGATGAGGTTTACGTAATgcttattaatcaattattaaaaCCCGATGATGCAGGAGCTCTAATGGCTG GTTGTAATACAAAGATACAACGTAAGGCACAACCGGATCCAGAAATGGCATTACGTTTACTCGAAGAACATGCTTCTAAAATAAATCCTTTAAAAGCTTTAGAAATCCTACCAGATACAGTACCGATTGgtagaataaaacgttttctaGAAGTTAGTCTTCAGAATAATTTAAACACAAGACGTAAAACTCAAGTTTTGAAAGGCTTACTTTATGCAGAACATTTGCAAGTACAAGAACAACGCATGCATTATGAGTCACAGAGTGTCCTTATGAcagaatttaatatatgtccagtatgtaaaaaaagatttgGAAACCAGAG tgCATTCGCAAGGTATCCCAATGGCGACATCGTGCATTATTCGTGCCAAGATCGTAAAggatga
- the LOC124422878 gene encoding N-alpha-acetyltransferase 38, NatC auxiliary subunit: MSKEEYVHGNGETLDCEESPAKQKLRGWLNRHLRIKMTDGRVLTGAFLCTDRDANVILGSCIEFLSEDHTEARALGLVMVPGRHIVTIHLDV; encoded by the exons ATGTCAAAAGAAGAGTATGTTCATGGAAATGGAGAG ACTTTAGATTGCGAGGAATCACCtgcaaaacaaaaattaaggGGATGGCTGAATCGACATTTGCGAATTAAAATGACAGATGGTAGAGTATTAACAGGTGCATTTCTCTGCACCGATCGAGATGCTAATGTAATTTTGGGATCATGTATAGAATTTTTATCTGAAGATCACACAGAAGCAAGAGCTCTTGGATTAGTAATGGTACCTGGTCGACACATTGTGACAATTCACTTAGATGTTtga
- the LOC124422881 gene encoding uncharacterized protein LOC124422881: protein MLGIMSASLTKMTFRSIIKSLFRKTVPIMCLSSFFVKCSSQNESKITEEYKLKLPDVNTLTYNYMINQSTLNAVNNASELLTIIYTAIEAASVEYRTLLIKLINLHKDSIENEFADLHGDAIVQIRGETQDKKETLIQLISFMQLVRKMADSTTDICYTYGMNSLCSTLSQRIHDAIKNVEKEIYNNQELEKEYFYIQQECIINTKES from the exons ATGCTCGGAATAATGAGTGCGAGTTTAACGAAAATGACATTTCGTTCgataattaaatcattattcaGGAAAACAGTACCTATTAtg TGCTTAAGCTCATTCTTTGTCAAATGTTCATCGCAAAATGAATCAAAAATTACggaagaatataaattaaagttACCGGATGTAAATACCTtgacatataattatatgataaatcaGTCAACTTTAAATGCAGTGAATAATGCTTCTGAACTTTTAACCATTATATATACAGCCATAGAAGCTGCAAGTGTAGAGTACAG gacgttattaataaaattaataaatcttcACAAAGATAgtatagaaaatgaatttgCCGATTTGCATGGGGATGCAATAGTTCAAATTAGAGGAGAAACacaggataaaaaagaaacgctgATA cAACTTATTAGTTTTATGCAGCTTGTACGTAAAATGGCTGATTCAACTACCGATATATGTTACACATATGGAATGAATAGCTTATGTTCTACCCTCAGTCAAAGAATACATGATGCAattaaaaatgtagaaaaagagatatataataatcaagaattagaaaaggaatatttttatatacagcaggaatgtataataaatactaaggaatcatga
- the LOC124422882 gene encoding transmembrane protein 50A, whose product MTSCLENVQIPTCVWFEGVEKRNALVSMLASTLFFVGWWFIIDAHAKYPAEMVTAYHVCGIFGTISLFMVNSVSNAQIRGDDYNGGRLGVRGARSWLFVGFVIGFAAVIAACWILFADFVALSAGHYWPGIGLFLQNVFIFLGSMTYKFGRTEDQY is encoded by the exons ATGACATCGTGCCTAGAAAATGTACAAATTCCAACGTGCGTGTGGTTTGAGGGagttgaaaaacgaaatgcATTAGTATCGATGTTGGCTAGTACATTG TTTTTTGTAGGATGGTGGTTTATAATAGACGCACATGCAAAGTATCCTGCAGAGATGGTAACTGCTTATCACGTTTGTGGAATATTTGGtacaatatctttatttat GGTCAACTCTGTGTCGAATGCTCAAATAAGAGGAGATGATTATAATGGCGGACGTCTAGGTGTCAGGGGAGCAAGAAGTTGGTTATTCGTTGGCTTTGTCATAGGCTTCGCGGCAGTTATTGCAGCCTGTTGGATCTTATTTGCAGATTTCGTAGCtctaa gtGCTGGACATTACTGGCCTGGAATAGGATTATTCTtacaaaatgtatttatattcttgGGATCTATGACATATAAATTTGGTCGAACCGAAGATCAGTATTAG
- the LOC124422716 gene encoding hypoxia up-regulated protein 1 isoform X1: MEITCVRMSGITLFLVIIAAFIGQSEEIAVMSIDIGSEWMKVAIVSPGVPMEIALNKESKRKTPVTISFRDGERTFGEDAQIVGLRFPQNSFSYILDLLGKSIDNPMVKLYSKRFPYHDIIADDERQTIAFKLYENITHTPEELLAQILHRGKEFAEISAGQKINEAVITVPGYFNQAERRALLQAAELAEIKVLQLINDYTAVALNYGIFRRKEINDSAQYVMFYDMGASSTTATVVSYQNVKTKEKGFVETNPHVNILGVGYDRTLGGLEMQIRLQNYLAKEFDALNKTPNSIFNSPRAMAKLFKEAGRVKNVLSANADHFAQIEGLIDDYDFRLQVTRETLENICSDLFERVSNPIKNALETSALTMDVISQVVLVGAGTRMPKIQEKLMDYVKTDLSKNMNTDESAALGAVYKAADLSQGFKVTKFITKDAVLFPIQIVFDRNADGRIKQVRRTLFNKMNAYPQKKIITFNKHTEDFEFHVNYAELDYLPVNEMNAVGNLNLSTIKLTGVAEALEKHAKEGAESKGIKAHFNMDESGLLNLVNVELVSEKTGTSAEEEEGTFSMLGSTISKLFAGSDNKERIEKNEESTKEDIKGGIHEEHDYPDGHKETESQSKNQTKLNEDKTGNKTEKTEKEKKPITVTIKEPIKAEEIKLGSKTLDEKKFSKSVEKIHYLDQHDREKARRETALNNLESFVIDAQQKLETEDYAAAATSGEAGKILKACTEISEWLYEDGFDATAEIYEEKLMSLQKLTNDVYERVYEHKERPEVLKGVVSMLNGSTIFLQNMRNLSLTNDIFTQIEIETLEKVINETKEYYDTIVKSFAETPLYEPVKYKVRDIANKMALLDREVKYLVNKAKIWRPKPETTNHTENKTDQALNATQLPDVESTAVPDVDIQSEQSNTEGVTEDTLILPENDNTKTNNERDQEEIHQEL, from the exons ATGGAAATCACATGTGTAAGGATGTCAGGAATAACGCTATTTCTAGTCATAATTGCTGCTTTTATTGGTCAAAGTGAAGAAATAGCTGTCATGAGCATTGATATTGGCAGCGAATGGATGAAAGTTGCTATCGTTTCG CCAGGTGTACCTATGGAAATAGCTCTGAATAAAgagtcaaaaagaaaaacacccGTTACAATATCATTTCGAGATGGAGAACGGACATTTGGCGAAGATGCACAAATTGTAGGACTTAGATTTCCACaaaactctttctcttatatattagATCTTTTAGGAAAATCTATAGATAATCCAATGGTTAAACTCTATTCCAAGAGATTTCCTTATCATGATATTATAGCTGACGATGAACGCCAGACAATAGCATTCAAACTCTATGAAAATATTACTCATACGCCAGAGGAATTACTTGCACAGATACTTCACAGAGGAAAAGAATTTGCAGAAATTTCTGCCGgacaaaaaattaatgaagcaGTGATCACCGTACCAGGATATTTCAATCAAGCTGAAAGAAGAGCTTTGTTACAAGCGGCTGAACTTGCAGAAATCAAAGTATTACAACTTATCAATGACTATACCGCAGTCGCATTGAATTATGGTATATTTCGTAGAAAGGAAATTAATGATTCTGCTCAATACGTAATGTTTTATGATATGGGAGCCAGCAGTACAACGGCAACAGTGGTCAGTTATCAAAATGttaaaacaaaggaaaaaggatTTGTTGAAACTAATCCTCATGTTAACATATTGGGTGTAGGGTATGATCGTACCCTTGGAGGATTAGAAATGCAGATCAGATTGCAAAACTATTTGGCGAAAGAGTTTGACGCTTTAAATAAAACTCCAAATTCAATATTCAATAGTCCAAGAGCAATGGCAAAACTCTTCAAAGAAGCTGGACGCGTTAAAAATGTACTTAGTGCCAATGCCGATCATTTTGCACAAATTGAGGGCTTGATAGACGATTATGATTTTCGATTACAAGTCACCAGAGAaacattggaaaatatttgttctGATTTATTTGAACGTGTGTCAAATCCTATAAAAAATGCCCTAGAAACTTCAg CATTGACAATGGATGTAATATCTCAAGTAGTTTTGGTGGGAGCTGGTACACGTATGccaaaaatacaagaaaaattgATGGACTATGTAAAAACGGATTTATCCAAAAACATGAATACCGATGAATCCGCTGCATTAGGAGCCGTTTATAAGGCGGCAGATCTCAGTCAAGGTTTTAAAGtgacaaaatttataacaaaagaTGCGGTTTTGTTTCCTATTCAAATTGTATTCGATAGAAATGCCGATGGCAGAATAAAACAg GTTAGAAGaactctttttaataaaatgaatgctTATCCGCAAAAGaagattattacatttaacaaACATACTGAAGATTTCGAATTTCATGTAAACTACGCTGAGTTAGATTATTTACCCGTTAACGAAATGaa TGCCGTCGGAAATTTGAACTTATCAACTATAAAATTAACAGGTGTGGCTGAAGCTTTAGAAAAGCATGCTAAAGAAGGAGCTGAAAGTAAAGGAATAAAAGCTCATTTCAATATGGATGAAAGTGGTTTACTTAATTTAGTAAATGTAGAATTGGTGTCAGAAAAAACAGGAACCAGTgctgaagaagaagagggtaCATTTTCAATGCTTGGCTCAACTATTAGTAAACTCTTTGCTG GTTCTGACAATAAAGAGAGAattgagaaaaatgaagaatcaACAAAAGAAGATATTAAGGGGGGTATACACGAAGAGCATGATTATCCAGATGGTCACAAAGAGACAGAATCTCAGAGTAAAAATCAGACCAAGTTAAATGAAGACAAGACAGGGAACAAGACAGAGAAAActgagaaggaaaagaagccTATTACAGTAACGATAAAGGAACCTATTAAAGCAGAAGAGATCAAATTAGGTTCAAAGACAttagatgaaaagaaattttctaaatcggttgaaaa GATACATTACCTCGATCAACATGACCGAGAAAAAGCACGACGCGAGACAGCTTTAAATAATCTTGAATCATTTGTGATCGACGCACAACAAAAATTAGAAACGGAGGATTATGCTGCAGCAGCAACTTCTGGAGAAGCagggaaaatattaaaagcatGTACAGAAATTTCTGAATGGCTGTATGAAGATGGTTTTGATGCAACTGCAGAAATATATGAAGAAAAGTTAATGTCATTACAAAAGTTGACAAATGATGTATATGAAAGAGTTTATGAACATAAAGAACGGCCGGAAGTTCTGAAAGGGGTGGTGTCTATGTTGAACGGAAGTACAATATTTTTGCAGAATATGCGTAACTTAAGTCTAACTAATGACATTTTTACACAAATAGAGATTGAAACATTGGAAAAAGTGATCAACGAGACAAAG GAATATTATGATACAATTGTAAAGTCATTTGCCGAAACACCTTTATACGAGCCGGTGAAATATAAAGTTCGCGATATTGCAAACAAAATGGCACTACTCGATAGAGAAGTTAAATATCTTGTAAATAAGGCAAAAATCTGGAGACCAAAGCCAGAAACAACGAATCACACGGAAAATAAAACTGATCAAGCATTAAATGCAACACAATTGCCAGACGTGGAATCAACGGCCGTTCCCGATGTTGATATTCAGTCAGAACAATCAAATACAGAAGGGGTAACAGAGGATACGTTAATTTTGCcagaaaatgataatacaaaAACGAACAATGAACGAGATCAAGAGGAAATACATCAAGaactttaa
- the LOC124422716 gene encoding hypoxia up-regulated protein 1 isoform X2: MEITCVRMSGITLFLVIIAAFIGQSEEIAVMSIDIGSEWMKVAIVSPGVPMEIALNKESKRKTPVTISFRDGERTFGEDAQIVGLRFPQNSFSYILDLLGKSIDNPMVKLYSKRFPYHDIIADDERQTIAFKLYENITHTPEELLAQILHRGKEFAEISAGQKINEAVITVPGYFNQAERRALLQAAELAEIKVLQLINDYTAVALNYGIFRRKEINDSAQYVMFYDMGASSTTATVVSYQNVKTKEKGFVETNPHVNILGVGYDRTLGGLEMQIRLQNYLAKEFDALNKTPNSIFNSPRAMAKLFKEAGRVKNVLSANADHFAQIEGLIDDYDFRLQVTRETLENICSDLFERVSNPIKNALETSALTMDVISQVVLVGAGTRMPKIQEKLMDYVKTDLSKNMNTDESAALGAVYKAADLSQGFKVTKFITKDAVLFPIQIVFDRNADGRIKQVRRTLFNKMNAYPQKKIITFNKHTEDFEFHVNYAELDYLPVNEMNAVGNLNLSTIKLTGVAEALEKHAKEGAESKGIKAHFNMDESGLLNLVNVELVSEKTGTSAEEEEGSDNKERIEKNEESTKEDIKGGIHEEHDYPDGHKETESQSKNQTKLNEDKTGNKTEKTEKEKKPITVTIKEPIKAEEIKLGSKTLDEKKFSKSVEKIHYLDQHDREKARRETALNNLESFVIDAQQKLETEDYAAAATSGEAGKILKACTEISEWLYEDGFDATAEIYEEKLMSLQKLTNDVYERVYEHKERPEVLKGVVSMLNGSTIFLQNMRNLSLTNDIFTQIEIETLEKVINETKEYYDTIVKSFAETPLYEPVKYKVRDIANKMALLDREVKYLVNKAKIWRPKPETTNHTENKTDQALNATQLPDVESTAVPDVDIQSEQSNTEGVTEDTLILPENDNTKTNNERDQEEIHQEL, encoded by the exons ATGGAAATCACATGTGTAAGGATGTCAGGAATAACGCTATTTCTAGTCATAATTGCTGCTTTTATTGGTCAAAGTGAAGAAATAGCTGTCATGAGCATTGATATTGGCAGCGAATGGATGAAAGTTGCTATCGTTTCG CCAGGTGTACCTATGGAAATAGCTCTGAATAAAgagtcaaaaagaaaaacacccGTTACAATATCATTTCGAGATGGAGAACGGACATTTGGCGAAGATGCACAAATTGTAGGACTTAGATTTCCACaaaactctttctcttatatattagATCTTTTAGGAAAATCTATAGATAATCCAATGGTTAAACTCTATTCCAAGAGATTTCCTTATCATGATATTATAGCTGACGATGAACGCCAGACAATAGCATTCAAACTCTATGAAAATATTACTCATACGCCAGAGGAATTACTTGCACAGATACTTCACAGAGGAAAAGAATTTGCAGAAATTTCTGCCGgacaaaaaattaatgaagcaGTGATCACCGTACCAGGATATTTCAATCAAGCTGAAAGAAGAGCTTTGTTACAAGCGGCTGAACTTGCAGAAATCAAAGTATTACAACTTATCAATGACTATACCGCAGTCGCATTGAATTATGGTATATTTCGTAGAAAGGAAATTAATGATTCTGCTCAATACGTAATGTTTTATGATATGGGAGCCAGCAGTACAACGGCAACAGTGGTCAGTTATCAAAATGttaaaacaaaggaaaaaggatTTGTTGAAACTAATCCTCATGTTAACATATTGGGTGTAGGGTATGATCGTACCCTTGGAGGATTAGAAATGCAGATCAGATTGCAAAACTATTTGGCGAAAGAGTTTGACGCTTTAAATAAAACTCCAAATTCAATATTCAATAGTCCAAGAGCAATGGCAAAACTCTTCAAAGAAGCTGGACGCGTTAAAAATGTACTTAGTGCCAATGCCGATCATTTTGCACAAATTGAGGGCTTGATAGACGATTATGATTTTCGATTACAAGTCACCAGAGAaacattggaaaatatttgttctGATTTATTTGAACGTGTGTCAAATCCTATAAAAAATGCCCTAGAAACTTCAg CATTGACAATGGATGTAATATCTCAAGTAGTTTTGGTGGGAGCTGGTACACGTATGccaaaaatacaagaaaaattgATGGACTATGTAAAAACGGATTTATCCAAAAACATGAATACCGATGAATCCGCTGCATTAGGAGCCGTTTATAAGGCGGCAGATCTCAGTCAAGGTTTTAAAGtgacaaaatttataacaaaagaTGCGGTTTTGTTTCCTATTCAAATTGTATTCGATAGAAATGCCGATGGCAGAATAAAACAg GTTAGAAGaactctttttaataaaatgaatgctTATCCGCAAAAGaagattattacatttaacaaACATACTGAAGATTTCGAATTTCATGTAAACTACGCTGAGTTAGATTATTTACCCGTTAACGAAATGaa TGCCGTCGGAAATTTGAACTTATCAACTATAAAATTAACAGGTGTGGCTGAAGCTTTAGAAAAGCATGCTAAAGAAGGAGCTGAAAGTAAAGGAATAAAAGCTCATTTCAATATGGATGAAAGTGGTTTACTTAATTTAGTAAATGTAGAATTGGTGTCAGAAAAAACAGGAACCAGTgctgaagaagaagagg GTTCTGACAATAAAGAGAGAattgagaaaaatgaagaatcaACAAAAGAAGATATTAAGGGGGGTATACACGAAGAGCATGATTATCCAGATGGTCACAAAGAGACAGAATCTCAGAGTAAAAATCAGACCAAGTTAAATGAAGACAAGACAGGGAACAAGACAGAGAAAActgagaaggaaaagaagccTATTACAGTAACGATAAAGGAACCTATTAAAGCAGAAGAGATCAAATTAGGTTCAAAGACAttagatgaaaagaaattttctaaatcggttgaaaa GATACATTACCTCGATCAACATGACCGAGAAAAAGCACGACGCGAGACAGCTTTAAATAATCTTGAATCATTTGTGATCGACGCACAACAAAAATTAGAAACGGAGGATTATGCTGCAGCAGCAACTTCTGGAGAAGCagggaaaatattaaaagcatGTACAGAAATTTCTGAATGGCTGTATGAAGATGGTTTTGATGCAACTGCAGAAATATATGAAGAAAAGTTAATGTCATTACAAAAGTTGACAAATGATGTATATGAAAGAGTTTATGAACATAAAGAACGGCCGGAAGTTCTGAAAGGGGTGGTGTCTATGTTGAACGGAAGTACAATATTTTTGCAGAATATGCGTAACTTAAGTCTAACTAATGACATTTTTACACAAATAGAGATTGAAACATTGGAAAAAGTGATCAACGAGACAAAG GAATATTATGATACAATTGTAAAGTCATTTGCCGAAACACCTTTATACGAGCCGGTGAAATATAAAGTTCGCGATATTGCAAACAAAATGGCACTACTCGATAGAGAAGTTAAATATCTTGTAAATAAGGCAAAAATCTGGAGACCAAAGCCAGAAACAACGAATCACACGGAAAATAAAACTGATCAAGCATTAAATGCAACACAATTGCCAGACGTGGAATCAACGGCCGTTCCCGATGTTGATATTCAGTCAGAACAATCAAATACAGAAGGGGTAACAGAGGATACGTTAATTTTGCcagaaaatgataatacaaaAACGAACAATGAACGAGATCAAGAGGAAATACATCAAGaactttaa